Proteins encoded within one genomic window of Panicum virgatum strain AP13 chromosome 1N, P.virgatum_v5, whole genome shotgun sequence:
- the LOC120656931 gene encoding ensconsin-like has product MHLRRVTPGSREERVGAAAAAGPGRALGGTRTTKRARRRARLERGVSAEAAARARGHKPTTAAGCIPEHRELRTESFLGRGSKGGRNISASMQSQAPGREPGRAPAKRKQRRPAGHDDETDDDERRRKTPLRGLLRDFLEQQLRLEVQRHEMMERQARERLFFEEQWRQSMQRMERERLVLERVWMEREEQRRMKEEARAERRDQLLTSLLTSLLHGDL; this is encoded by the exons ATGCACTTGCGTCGCGTCACACCTGGGAGCCGGGAGGAGAGGGTGGGTGCTGCTGCCGCGGCTGGGCCTGGGCGGGCGCTCGGTgggacgaggacgacgaagaGAGCTCGTCGTCGAGCGCGGCTGGAACGCGGCGTCTCCGCCGAAGCGGCGGCAAGAGCGCGGGGCCACAAGCCCACAACCGCCGCTGGCTGCATCCCTGAGCACCGCGAGCTTAGGACGGAGAGCTTCCTCGGCCGCGGCAGCAAG GGGGGAAGGAACATTAGTGCGAGCATGCAGAGCCAGGCCCCTGGGCGCGAACCGGGGCGAGCTCCGGCGAAACGGAAGCAGcgaaggccggccggccacgacGACGAAaccgacgacgacgagcggaggaggaagacgccGCTCCGCGGCCTGCTGCGGGACTTCTTGGAGCAGCAGCTCCGCCTGGAGGTGCAGCGGCACGAGATGATGGAGAGGCAGGCGCGGGAGCGGCTCTTCTtcgaggagcagtggcggcagTCGATGCAGCGGATGGAGCGGGAGCGGCTGGTGCTGGAGCGGGTGTGGATGGAGCgcgaggagcagaggaggatgaAGGAGGAGGCCAGGGCCGAGAGGAGGGATCAGCTTCTCACTAGCCTGCTGACCAGCCTCTTGCATGGAGATCTGTAG
- the LOC120656929 gene encoding pentatricopeptide repeat-containing protein OTP51, chloroplastic-like — protein sequence MASASPCACGAPSPSLRCPLSLSLPFASFPPAVRLAAPPLLLRRIAVSRPRAASALEALVMESDDEDEDEGEESEEYGAGLFQGEAWAAAADERDAVRSPELQVFELEELPEQWRRSRIAWLCKELPAYKHSTFTRILNAQRKWITQDDATYIAVHCLRIRNNDAAFRVYSWMVRQHWYRFNFALATRVADCLAREGKVEKCREVFDAMVKQGRVPAESTFHILVVAYLSVPGGRCFEEACTIYNQMIQMGGYKPRLNLHNSVFRALVSKTGGTAKHNLKQAEFVYHNIVTSNLAVHKDVFVGLIWIHSYQDVIDRDRIKALRDEMKRAGYEETTDVLVSLMRAFSKEGDIKETEATWHRLLQSGCELPAQAYICRMELYARTGEPMKSLEMFKEMKGRNVSPNVASYHKIIEIMAKAREIETAERLMDEFVESHMKHLMPAFIDMMYMYLDLDMHDKLEQTFTKCLGQCRPNRILYTIYLESLVRIGNIAKAEEIFGEMHKNGTIGTHAKSCNIMLRGYLSAEDYQKAESIYDLMCKKKYDVPVDTLEKLQSGLLTSKKVVKPPKPVSMKLDEEQREILIGLLLGGTQIESHAQKGVHIVNFKFQEDSNAHSVLRAHIHERFFEWLPSACRSFNDDSEIPYQFSTIPHAHFGFFADQFFLKGQPVLPKLVHRWLSPRVLAYWFMFGGFRLQSGDIVLKVSGGNIDGIERIANSLQTRSLTCKVKRKGRFFWIGFQGSSADSFWKIIVPYVLDSFTGSTTTMQESHSIGSDGSRDSDTSYKDDTQRYNTETER from the exons ATGGCCTCGGCCTCTCCCTGCGCCTGCGGCGCTCCATCCCCGTCGCTGCGATGCCCTCTCTCCCTGTCGCTCCCCTTCGCTTCCTTTCCTCCCGCCGTccggctcgccgccccgccgcttCTCCTGCGCCGCATCGCCGTCTCGCGTCCAAGAGCCGCGTCAGCACTGGAGGCCCTCGTGATGGAGTCAGACGACGAGGATGAGGACGAGGGCGAGGAATCGGAGGAGTACGGGGCGGGTCTGTTCCAGggcgaggcgtgggcggcggcggccgacgagAGGGACGCGGTGAGGTCCCCCGAGCTGCAGGTGTTCGAGCTCGAGGAGCTGCCGGAGCAGTGGCGGCGGTCCAGGATCGCCTGGCTCTGCAAGGAGCTCCCCGCATACAAGCACTCCACTTTCACCCGCATCCTCAACGCCCAGCGCAAGTGGATCACGCAGGATGACGCCACCTACATCGCCGTCCACTGCCTGCGCATCCGCAACAACGATGCAGCTTTCCGG GTGTACAGCTGGATGGTGCGGCAGCACTGGTACCGCTTCAACTTTGCACTAGCGACAAGGGTGGCCGATTGCTTAGCCAGAGAAGGCAAGGTTGAGAAGTGCCGAGAGGTGTTCGATGCGATGGTGAAGCAAGGCCGGGTGCCTGCTGaatccaccttccacatattGGTGGTTGCATATCTCAGCGTGCCAGGGGGGCGTTGTTTTGAGGAGGCATGCACCATCTACAATCAGATGATACAGATGGGTGGCTACAAGCCTCGCCTTAACCTGCACAATTCAGTGTTCCGGGCACTTGTGAGCAAGACAGGAGGCACGGCGAAGCACAATCTCAAGCAGGCTGAGTTTGTTTATCACAATATAGTCACGAGCAATCTTGCAGTGCACAAGGATGTTTTTGTGGGGCTTATCTGGATTCACAGCTATCAAGATGTCATTGATAGAGACAGGATCAAAGCTCTTAGGGATGAGATGAAGCGAGCGGGGTACGAGGAGACTACTGATGTGCTGGTGTCACTGATGAGGGCCTTCTCCAAGGAAGGTGATATTAAAGAAACAGAGGCAACATGGCATAGGCTTCTTCAGAGTGGTTGTGAGCTCCCTGCTCAGGCTTATATCTGCCGAATGGAGCTTTATGCGCGGACTGGTGAGCCTATGAAATCCCTTGAAATGTTCAAGGAAATGAAGGGCCGGAATGTATCTCCCAATGTTGCATCGTATCATAAGATAATTGAGATAATGGCAAAAGCTAGAGAGATAGAGACCGCAGAAAGACTCATGGATGAGTTTGTTGAAAGCCATATGAAACATCTGATGCCAGCCTTTATTGACATGATGTATATGTATCTAGATCTTGATATGCATGACAAATTGGAGCAGACATTCACAAAATGCCTTGGCCAGTGTCGTCCGAATAGAATATTGTACACCATCTATCTGGAATCATTGGTGAGGATTGGAAATATTGCTAAGGCCGAGGAGATCTTTGGTGAAATGCATAAAAATGGGACGATAGGTACCCATGCCAAGTCTTGCAACATCATGCTTAGAGGGTATCTTTCTGCAGAGGACTATCAGAAAGCTGAAAGCATTTATGATTTAATGTGCAAAAAGAAGTATGATGTACCAGTGGATACTTTAGAAAAACTTCAAAGTGGTCTCCTCACCAGCAAGAAAGTTGTCAAGCCGCCAAAACCTGTGAGCATGAAATTGGATGAAGAGCAGCGTGAGATTTTGATTGGTTTGCTACTTGGAGGCACTCAAATTGAATCTCATGCACAGAAAGGGGTTCACATCGTCAACTTTAAGTTCCAAGAAGATTCCAATGCTCATTCAGTTCTAAGGGCACACATTCATGAACGTTTCTTTGAATGGCTTCCTTCAGCATGCAGATCATTCAATGATGACAGTGAGATTCCTTATCAATTTTCAACCATACCCCATGCACATTTTGGATTCTTTGCAGATCAGTTCTTCCTGAAAGGCCAGCCAGTTCTCCCAAAGCTTGTCCATCGATGGTTATCCCCACGTGTTCTGGCATATTGGTTCATGTTTGGGGGCTTCAGACTCCAATCAGGTGATATTGTTCTTAAGGTCAGTGGTGGGAACATTGATGGCATTGAAAGGATTGCGAACTCCTTACAAACACGGTCTTTAACATGTAAAGTGAAGAGGAAAGGAAGATTCTTTTGGATAGGTTTTCAGGGAAGCAGTGCTGACTCGTTCTGGAAAATTATTGTACCTTATGTATTGGACAGTTTTACAGGTTCTACGACTACGATGCAGGAAAGTCATAGCATTGGTTCAGATGGTTCGCGAGATAGTGATACCAGTTATAAGGATGATACGCAGAGGTATAATACAGAAACTGAACGGTGA